A window of the Cystobacter fuscus genome harbors these coding sequences:
- a CDS encoding sigma 54-interacting transcriptional regulator, translating to MKDKPFIDENISTAATPHRERGVAARPVPALTIVAHPTPHRAGERLLLEEVATGGSVLVSRVGPDFSLPGATLGMPLADTFLSRKPLVFESAGPGRVRLRVQEGGTQVWVEDEPLAGAREFGPEELAVGVPLVLAERVVLLLHQTLSSERVAQDSLGMVGHGPGTRRVREDITRVADLNVPVLIRGETGSGKELVARAIHQHSSRRNRPFISVNLGAIPKELAAAELFGARRGAYTGATQDREGFFRAAHGGTLFLDEVGEAQPEVQVMLLRALETGEVYPVGGHASVAVDVRLITATDADLDARIRQGVFKAPLLHRLAGYEIQVPPLRERREDIGVLLYHFARQEMEALGEAQRLDSAASQAEPWLPSALAVRLVRFPWPGNVRQLRNLTRQLVIGSRGQGGLKASPRLEQELDSLDTPRPAHPGGSAGARPAAESTPREPAGSRRKPSDVTDAELLEALRASGWDIKGAAERLGITRPSLYMLIDKSPSLRTAGDLSVEEISTCFRECGGDLDAMVRRLEVSKRGLQRRIRELGLDGT from the coding sequence ATGAAGGACAAGCCGTTCATCGACGAGAACATCTCCACGGCCGCCACCCCCCACCGCGAACGCGGGGTGGCCGCGCGGCCCGTGCCTGCCCTCACCATCGTCGCCCATCCCACTCCCCACCGCGCGGGGGAGCGGCTGTTGCTCGAGGAGGTGGCCACCGGAGGCTCGGTGTTGGTGTCGCGCGTGGGCCCGGACTTCTCCCTGCCCGGCGCCACGCTGGGCATGCCGCTGGCCGACACGTTCCTGAGCCGCAAGCCCCTGGTGTTCGAGTCGGCGGGCCCGGGCCGCGTCCGGCTGCGCGTGCAGGAGGGCGGCACCCAGGTGTGGGTGGAGGACGAGCCGCTCGCCGGGGCGCGTGAGTTCGGCCCCGAGGAGCTCGCCGTGGGAGTGCCGCTCGTGCTCGCCGAGCGCGTCGTGCTGCTGCTGCACCAGACGCTCTCCTCGGAGCGGGTGGCCCAGGACTCGCTGGGCATGGTGGGGCACGGGCCGGGCACCCGCCGGGTGCGCGAGGACATCACCCGCGTGGCGGACCTGAACGTGCCCGTGCTCATCCGCGGGGAGACGGGCTCGGGCAAGGAGCTGGTCGCCCGGGCCATCCACCAGCACAGCTCGCGCCGCAATCGGCCCTTCATCAGCGTCAACCTGGGGGCCATTCCCAAGGAGCTGGCCGCCGCCGAGTTGTTCGGCGCGAGGCGAGGGGCCTACACGGGGGCCACCCAGGATCGCGAGGGCTTCTTCCGCGCCGCCCATGGAGGCACGCTCTTCCTGGACGAGGTGGGCGAGGCGCAGCCCGAGGTCCAGGTGATGTTGCTGCGCGCCCTGGAGACGGGCGAGGTGTATCCGGTGGGCGGGCACGCGTCCGTGGCCGTCGACGTGCGGCTGATCACCGCCACGGACGCGGACCTGGATGCGCGCATCCGCCAGGGCGTCTTCAAGGCGCCGCTGCTGCACCGGCTGGCGGGGTACGAAATCCAGGTGCCGCCCCTGCGCGAGCGCCGCGAGGACATCGGCGTGCTCCTGTACCACTTCGCCCGGCAGGAGATGGAGGCGCTGGGGGAGGCGCAGCGGCTGGACTCCGCCGCCTCCCAGGCCGAGCCCTGGTTGCCGTCCGCGCTGGCCGTCCGGCTCGTGCGCTTCCCCTGGCCCGGCAACGTGCGGCAGTTGCGCAACCTCACGCGCCAGCTCGTCATCGGCAGCCGGGGGCAGGGTGGGTTGAAGGCGAGCCCACGCCTGGAGCAGGAGTTGGACTCCCTCGACACGCCCCGGCCCGCGCACCCGGGCGGGTCGGCGGGGGCACGGCCCGCCGCGGAGTCCACGCCGCGCGAGCCCGCGGGCTCCCGGCGCAAGCCCTCCGACGTGACGGACGCGGAGCTGCTGGAGGCCCTGCGCGCCAGTGGTTGGGACATCAAGGGCGCCGCCGAGCGGCTGGGCATCACCCGCCCTTCGCTCTACATGCTCATCGACAAGAGCCCCAGCCTGCGCACCGCGGGGGACCTGAGCGTGGAGGAGATCTCCACCTGCTTCCGCGAGTGTGGGGGCGACCTGGACGCGATGGTGCGGCGCCTCGAGGTGTCCAAGCGGGGGCTCCAGCGCCGCATCCGGGAGCTGGGCCTGGACGGCACCTGA
- the bcp gene encoding thioredoxin-dependent thiol peroxidase, with the protein MPIPQTGAPAPDFHLQDQDGHDVSLSRLRGQHVVLYFYPKDNTPGCTQEACDFRDEHSALTAAGAVVLGVSPDGAASHQKFAAKFSLPFPLLVDTGHQVCEAYGVWGEKSLYGRKFQGVTRATFLIDPEGRVARVWPKVKVAGHVQEVLQALKGGPEPEAAPAPARKKAAAKKAPASRR; encoded by the coding sequence ATGCCCATTCCCCAGACCGGCGCCCCCGCTCCCGACTTCCATCTCCAGGACCAGGACGGTCACGACGTGTCGCTCTCGCGGCTGCGGGGCCAGCACGTGGTGCTCTACTTCTATCCCAAGGACAACACTCCGGGCTGTACGCAGGAGGCGTGCGACTTCCGGGACGAGCACTCGGCGCTGACGGCCGCGGGGGCCGTGGTGCTGGGGGTGTCGCCGGACGGCGCCGCGAGCCACCAGAAGTTCGCCGCGAAGTTCTCCCTGCCCTTCCCCCTGCTCGTGGACACGGGCCACCAGGTCTGCGAGGCCTATGGGGTGTGGGGCGAGAAGTCGCTGTATGGCCGCAAGTTCCAGGGCGTCACGCGCGCCACCTTCCTCATCGATCCGGAGGGGCGGGTGGCCCGTGTCTGGCCCAAGGTGAAGGTCGCGGGCCATGTCCAGGAAGTCCTCCAGGCACTCAAGGGAGGGCCCGAGCCGGAGGCCGCTCCGGCACCGGCGCGCAAGAAGGCGGCGGCGAAGAAGGCTCCGGCGAGTCGCCGCTAG
- a CDS encoding serine/threonine-protein kinase, translating to MSPRSPDPASYEEELHCALVEGIVTRDQVESLREEALRLERSPLELLLERGLLSPETLSSMRERTEEPEPPDTGERDAPVEAPPTQRPGSASGEPSSSEPVFPLPNWDRYQAVRFLGQGGMGQVFLAYDPRLRRNVALKFVRDDAPDLAQRFLSEARAQARVHHERVCEMYEVGEIQGRAFIAMQYVNGHHLGQLARELTLEQKLLVMRDVAEGVHAAHRAGLIHRDLKPSNILVERSEDGGLKPYVMDFGLARDWHAEHTATGDVLGTPHYMAPEQARGEVGKLDRRVDVYSLGATLYQVLTGVPPFTAGNALELLSRIQTEEPRPPRRLEPDIPLDVEAIVLKCLEKERSARYDSARALAEDLERFLSGEPVHARRAGPGYRLGKKLRKHRLVVGLGSLALTGVLLALGQAALTRHEVALRERLAQRFTERVERIEAQARYSALSPLHDTRPDRHALREGMKALEEDIRMGGAAAEAPGHYAVGRTLLALGDPEGALARLESAWKGGYHESRVAYALALALSQLYQEQLQEVEWMKDTTQREARRRELEQRYRDPALAYLKQSQGSEAPSPHYVAALLAFHEGRHEQALKELETMGTTHPWFHEAHLLRGNILEARAVQRRNQGDRAGARTDLEAALGAYTTAAAIGESDPAVHRSLAWSHLGSLLLELYGPGELQPHYERGMEALSHALTADPEDIKSQVQRARFLFRMAEFRMQKGGEVMPLLEEGLATARTALSLAHGDIRAQTTLGHLLRLWARYRQEHGEDPREQLRQAVEAFEPVASKGRDYTFQLELGQVFKVWADYEEQSGGESLGHRDRAIQAFLAATTLDAKRPEGWVNLGMAYFKRATHARAVDADVDLERAREALERARSIDAGNPVPYHYGAQVHEWRARRMYNRDGDTEPDQELERAIALYRQGLAINARLVQMHNALGGALLLRAERTWEKGGNAFPLLDEAQAAFEQARLMAPQQGFADNNMGEVYAQRALYLRRRGEDPSASVKAALEHYAHALERIPKQAQFRANMAKVHHTQAVWALEQGKDPSPSLDRASEALNQALELNPRMGYALRYQGEVQAVRARWLARKEQARGTDFEQAARFFQQAIEVNPEWQESSLLATGLLSQEWATWLARTGGDPIPVLREGLRRLDQVLAAHPHQAQAHAVRAHLMLTLAKRLDSPQEREARGSEARKELDLALALNPNLSPEWAPPRGAR from the coding sequence GTGAGCCCACGAAGCCCGGATCCGGCCAGCTACGAAGAAGAACTCCACTGCGCGCTGGTCGAGGGCATCGTCACCCGCGATCAGGTGGAATCCCTGCGCGAGGAGGCGCTGCGCCTGGAGCGCAGTCCCCTGGAGTTGCTGCTCGAGCGCGGCCTGCTCTCCCCGGAGACCCTGTCCTCGATGCGCGAGCGGACGGAGGAGCCGGAGCCGCCCGACACGGGTGAGCGGGACGCCCCCGTCGAGGCGCCCCCCACCCAGCGGCCGGGCTCCGCGTCTGGAGAGCCCTCGTCCTCCGAGCCCGTGTTCCCCCTGCCCAACTGGGACCGCTACCAGGCCGTGCGCTTCCTCGGCCAGGGCGGCATGGGCCAGGTCTTCCTCGCCTACGATCCCCGGCTGCGCCGCAACGTGGCCCTCAAGTTCGTGCGCGATGACGCGCCCGACCTCGCCCAGCGCTTCCTGTCCGAGGCCCGTGCCCAGGCGCGCGTCCACCACGAGCGCGTGTGCGAGATGTACGAGGTGGGGGAGATTCAGGGCCGGGCGTTCATCGCCATGCAGTACGTGAACGGGCACCACCTGGGCCAGCTCGCTCGCGAGCTCACCCTGGAGCAGAAGCTGCTCGTGATGCGCGACGTGGCCGAGGGCGTCCACGCCGCCCACCGCGCCGGCCTCATCCACCGCGACCTCAAGCCCTCCAACATCCTCGTCGAGCGCTCCGAGGACGGGGGCCTCAAGCCGTATGTGATGGACTTCGGCCTCGCACGCGACTGGCACGCGGAGCACACGGCCACGGGCGACGTGCTCGGCACGCCGCACTACATGGCGCCCGAGCAGGCCCGGGGCGAGGTGGGCAAGCTGGACCGGCGGGTGGACGTCTACAGCCTGGGCGCCACGCTCTATCAGGTGCTCACGGGGGTGCCCCCCTTCACCGCCGGCAACGCCCTGGAGCTGCTCAGCCGCATCCAGACCGAGGAGCCCCGCCCGCCCCGACGGCTCGAGCCCGACATCCCCCTGGACGTGGAGGCCATCGTCCTCAAGTGCCTGGAGAAGGAGCGCTCGGCGCGCTACGACTCGGCACGCGCCCTCGCCGAGGACCTGGAGCGCTTCCTCTCCGGAGAGCCCGTGCACGCGCGGCGCGCGGGGCCCGGCTACCGGTTGGGCAAGAAGCTGCGCAAGCACCGGCTCGTGGTGGGCCTGGGCTCCCTGGCACTCACGGGCGTGCTCCTGGCGCTCGGCCAGGCGGCGCTCACCCGCCACGAGGTGGCCCTGCGCGAACGCCTCGCCCAGCGCTTCACCGAGCGCGTGGAGCGCATCGAGGCCCAGGCGCGCTACTCGGCGCTCTCGCCCCTTCACGACACGCGCCCCGACCGGCATGCCCTGCGCGAGGGGATGAAGGCGCTGGAGGAGGACATCCGCATGGGAGGCGCGGCGGCCGAGGCCCCGGGCCACTATGCCGTGGGACGCACCCTGCTCGCGCTGGGAGATCCCGAGGGTGCCCTCGCGCGGCTCGAGTCCGCCTGGAAGGGCGGCTACCACGAGTCGCGGGTGGCCTACGCGCTCGCACTCGCGCTGAGCCAGCTCTACCAGGAGCAGTTGCAGGAAGTGGAGTGGATGAAGGACACCACCCAGCGCGAGGCCCGCCGACGGGAACTCGAGCAGCGCTACCGAGACCCCGCCCTCGCCTACCTCAAGCAGAGCCAGGGGAGCGAAGCGCCCTCGCCTCACTATGTGGCGGCGCTCCTGGCCTTCCATGAGGGCCGGCACGAGCAGGCTCTGAAGGAACTGGAGACCATGGGCACCACGCACCCGTGGTTTCATGAGGCGCACCTGCTGCGCGGCAACATCCTGGAGGCCCGGGCCGTCCAGAGGCGCAACCAGGGCGACCGCGCCGGAGCACGGACCGACCTCGAGGCCGCCCTCGGGGCGTACACCACCGCCGCCGCCATCGGCGAGAGCGATCCCGCCGTGCATCGGTCCCTGGCGTGGTCACACCTGGGCTCACTGCTCCTGGAGCTCTACGGCCCGGGAGAGCTCCAACCGCACTACGAGCGGGGCATGGAGGCGCTCTCCCATGCGCTCACCGCGGACCCGGAGGACATCAAGTCCCAGGTGCAACGTGCACGCTTCCTGTTCCGGATGGCCGAGTTCCGCATGCAGAAAGGCGGCGAGGTGATGCCCCTGTTGGAAGAAGGGCTCGCCACCGCGCGCACGGCCCTCTCGCTCGCGCATGGGGACATCCGGGCCCAGACGACGCTCGGCCACCTGCTGCGCCTGTGGGCCCGCTACCGGCAGGAACATGGGGAGGACCCCCGCGAGCAACTGCGCCAGGCCGTGGAGGCCTTCGAGCCGGTGGCGTCCAAGGGGCGTGACTACACGTTCCAGCTCGAACTCGGCCAGGTCTTCAAGGTCTGGGCCGACTACGAGGAGCAGAGCGGAGGCGAGTCCCTGGGCCACCGGGACCGGGCGATCCAGGCCTTCCTCGCGGCCACCACGCTCGACGCCAAACGCCCGGAGGGTTGGGTCAATCTGGGGATGGCGTACTTCAAGCGGGCCACCCATGCCCGGGCCGTTGACGCGGATGTCGACCTGGAGCGGGCGCGCGAGGCGCTCGAGCGCGCGCGAAGCATCGATGCTGGCAATCCCGTCCCCTACCACTACGGGGCCCAGGTGCACGAATGGCGGGCCCGGCGGATGTACAACCGCGACGGCGACACCGAGCCAGACCAGGAACTGGAACGAGCCATCGCGCTCTACCGCCAGGGCCTGGCCATCAACGCCAGGCTCGTCCAGATGCACAACGCCCTGGGCGGCGCGCTGCTGTTACGAGCGGAGCGGACCTGGGAGAAGGGGGGCAACGCCTTTCCCCTGCTCGATGAGGCCCAGGCGGCCTTCGAGCAGGCGCGGCTCATGGCCCCCCAGCAAGGCTTCGCCGACAACAACATGGGCGAGGTGTACGCACAACGGGCGCTCTACCTGCGCCGACGGGGCGAGGACCCCTCCGCCAGCGTCAAGGCGGCCCTGGAGCACTATGCCCATGCCCTCGAGCGCATTCCCAAGCAGGCCCAGTTCCGGGCGAACATGGCCAAGGTCCACCACACCCAGGCCGTCTGGGCGCTGGAGCAAGGAAAGGATCCGAGCCCCTCCCTCGACCGGGCGTCGGAGGCGCTGAATCAGGCGCTCGAACTCAATCCCCGGATGGGCTACGCGCTGCGCTACCAGGGCGAGGTCCAGGCGGTGCGTGCCCGTTGGCTCGCACGGAAGGAACAGGCTCGGGGCACGGACTTCGAGCAGGCCGCGCGCTTCTTCCAACAGGCCATCGAAGTGAATCCCGAGTGGCAGGAGAGCTCCCTGCTGGCCACGGGACTGTTGAGCCAGGAGTGGGCGACGTGGCTCGCGCGCACGGGAGGAGACCCCATCCCGGTGCTGCGCGAGGGACTGCGGCGGTTGGATCAGGTGCTGGCCGCTCATCCCCACCAGGCCCAGGCCCATGCGGTACGGGCGCATCTGATGCTGACGCTCGCCAAGAGGCTCGATTCCCCCCAGGAGCGCGAGGCGCGGGGGAGCGAGGCCCGGAAGGAGTTGGACCTGGCGCTCGCTCTCAACCCCAATCTCTCCCCGGAATGGGCCCCCCCGCGCGGTGCGCGCTGA
- a CDS encoding zf-TFIIB domain-containing protein gives MHCPRCDKEMTPTRLDEVEANQCPQCEGHWLEGEDLKLLESTVDVRLFEWRTLPSQEIQARELACPRCAPRQVMKKVRSERDRHVLLDACERCHGVWLDGGELRAIQEMGVVAALVDAVRFIMNN, from the coding sequence ATGCACTGCCCCCGCTGCGACAAGGAGATGACCCCCACGCGCCTGGATGAGGTGGAGGCGAACCAGTGCCCTCAATGCGAAGGACACTGGCTCGAGGGTGAGGACCTGAAGCTGTTGGAGTCGACCGTGGACGTGCGGCTCTTCGAGTGGCGCACGCTGCCCTCCCAGGAGATCCAGGCACGCGAGCTGGCGTGCCCCCGATGCGCGCCCCGCCAGGTCATGAAGAAGGTGCGCAGTGAGCGCGATCGGCACGTGCTGCTCGACGCCTGCGAGCGCTGCCATGGGGTGTGGCTCGATGGGGGCGAGTTGCGAGCCATTCAGGAGATGGGGGTCGTGGCGGCGCTCGTCGACGCGGTCCGCTTCATCATGAACAACTGA
- a CDS encoding MFS transporter translates to MESDTARLSPEPAVTPVWKVAAASFIGTAVEWYDFFLYGTAAALIFNRLFFPSFDPLMGTLAAFATFAVGFIARPLGGIIFGHFGDKLGRKSMLSATLMIMGVATFAIGLLPTYESVGVAAPILLVALRIIQGFGLGGEWGGAVLMAVESAPAHRRGFYGSWPQMGAPAGLLVANAVFSLFSRLPEEQFVSWGWRIPFLFSAVLIGIGVFIRLGVAESPAFRANQHSRPASKGLPALEALRTYPKQILLAMGARFAENGFFYIVTTFVLTYGTNIGMARSDMLTAVLVATCVHLVAIPCFGALSDTLGRRPVYIGGAVGCALLAFPFFRLIDTQKTGLVWLAITLGIIAHAAMYGPQASFFSELFGTRVRYSGASLGYQLASVFAGGLSPLIATALLSGSHGQAWPVSLYMVGLALVTLVSVYLSAETFREQLAEPAPPAPPGEATGDDSRRDVA, encoded by the coding sequence ATGGAATCCGATACCGCCCGGCTCTCCCCCGAGCCCGCTGTCACACCCGTCTGGAAGGTAGCCGCCGCGAGCTTCATCGGCACCGCGGTGGAGTGGTACGACTTCTTCCTGTACGGCACCGCCGCGGCGCTCATCTTCAACCGCCTGTTCTTCCCCTCGTTCGATCCGCTGATGGGCACGCTCGCGGCGTTCGCCACCTTCGCGGTGGGCTTCATCGCGCGGCCCCTGGGCGGCATCATCTTCGGCCACTTCGGCGACAAGCTCGGACGCAAGTCCATGCTGAGCGCCACGCTGATGATCATGGGCGTGGCGACGTTCGCCATCGGCCTGTTGCCGACGTATGAGAGCGTGGGCGTCGCGGCCCCCATCCTCCTGGTGGCGCTGCGCATCATCCAGGGCTTCGGCCTGGGGGGCGAGTGGGGAGGCGCGGTGCTCATGGCGGTGGAGAGCGCGCCCGCCCACCGCCGGGGCTTCTATGGAAGCTGGCCGCAGATGGGAGCGCCCGCGGGCCTGCTGGTGGCCAACGCCGTGTTCTCCCTCTTCTCGCGGCTGCCCGAGGAGCAGTTCGTCTCCTGGGGCTGGCGCATCCCGTTCCTCTTCAGCGCGGTGCTCATCGGCATCGGCGTCTTCATCCGCCTGGGCGTCGCCGAGTCCCCCGCGTTCCGCGCGAACCAGCACTCGCGTCCCGCCAGCAAGGGCCTGCCCGCGCTCGAGGCCCTGCGCACCTACCCCAAGCAGATCCTCCTCGCCATGGGAGCGCGCTTCGCGGAGAACGGCTTCTTCTACATCGTCACCACGTTCGTGCTCACCTACGGCACCAACATCGGCATGGCGCGCTCGGACATGCTCACCGCGGTGCTCGTGGCCACGTGCGTGCACCTGGTGGCCATCCCCTGCTTCGGCGCCCTGTCGGACACGCTCGGCCGCCGCCCCGTGTACATCGGCGGCGCCGTGGGGTGCGCGCTGCTCGCCTTCCCCTTCTTCCGGCTCATCGACACCCAGAAGACGGGCCTGGTGTGGCTCGCCATCACCCTGGGCATCATCGCCCACGCGGCGATGTACGGGCCCCAGGCCAGCTTCTTCTCCGAGCTGTTCGGCACGCGCGTGCGCTACAGCGGCGCGTCGCTCGGCTACCAGCTCGCGTCCGTCTTCGCCGGAGGCCTGTCGCCCCTCATCGCCACCGCGCTGCTGTCGGGCAGCCACGGGCAGGCCTGGCCCGTGTCGCTGTACATGGTGGGGCTCGCCCTCGTCACGCTCGTCTCCGTGTACCTGTCCGCGGAGACGTTCCGTGAGCAGCTCGCCGAGCCGGCCCCCCCGGCTCCTCCAGGAGAAGCCACGGGAGACGACTCCCGGCGCGACGTGGCCTGA
- a CDS encoding discoidin domain-containing protein, giving the protein MIRRFASTISVSAAVAGLCSVIPGVSLAAPISEANTTIFGPRVYVFDPTMAGADITGVANSVFSKLESAEFSTERYALLFKPGSYNVNFNVGYYTHVAGLGQSPDDVTINGGVNVNADWDNGNATRNFWRALENYSVVPANGQTQIAVSQAAPLRRLHIKGDLHLFDFDSNWNAGWASGGFLADSVVDGLVVPASQQQWLSRNSKWGNWNNGVWNMVFVGVNNAPTGQFPNPPYTVIDRTPIIREKPYLYVNSAGQYAVFVPALQTNTQGVSWANGPTPGQAISIDQFYIARPETASAASINSALSQGKHLLFTPGIYQLNDTLRVNNANTVVLGIGLPTLIPTSGQPTLSIADVDGVKLGGLLLEAGTINSSSILEVGPAGSSKDHSANPTFLYDLTVRTGGAFAGRNDVGIKINSHHVVGDQLWLWRADHGAGAAWSTNPTKNGLVVNGNNVTIYGLFNEHHNEYQTVWNGNGGRVYFYQSEIPYDVPNQGSWMSKNGTVNGFASYKVADTVTTHEAWGLGVYSYFRDAAVKSENAIEAPNVQGVKFHNMTTIWLNGTAGSEITHVINGLGGRVYANSPAEAMRQTLNEYAGTGNPPTGDTQAPTVPANLAVASSTSSQITLSWTASTDNVGVTAYDIYRFGVLIGSSGTTSYTDSGLAASTAYSYTVKARDAAGNASAASNTVSVTTPSGGSTGTALPRTGWTATSSPTSGEPASALLDGSMGTRWTTGTPMANGQSLTVDMQSAKTFTKIVMDSTGSDSDYARGYQVFVSNDGANWGSAIATGTGTGPVITVTFTARSARYIRVVQTGTNSSWWSMREFNVYN; this is encoded by the coding sequence GTGATCAGAAGATTCGCATCAACGATTTCCGTATCGGCCGCTGTCGCGGGGTTGTGCTCGGTCATTCCTGGGGTGTCCCTGGCGGCGCCGATCTCCGAGGCAAACACAACCATCTTCGGTCCCCGGGTCTATGTGTTCGATCCGACCATGGCGGGCGCCGACATCACGGGAGTCGCCAACTCCGTGTTCTCCAAGCTGGAGTCCGCGGAGTTCAGCACGGAGCGCTACGCGCTGCTCTTCAAGCCGGGGTCGTACAACGTCAACTTCAACGTGGGTTATTACACCCACGTGGCCGGTCTGGGACAAAGCCCCGATGACGTGACCATCAACGGAGGGGTGAACGTCAACGCGGACTGGGACAACGGCAACGCGACGCGCAACTTCTGGCGGGCGCTCGAGAACTACTCGGTGGTCCCGGCCAATGGTCAGACGCAGATCGCCGTGTCGCAGGCCGCTCCCCTGCGCCGCCTGCACATCAAGGGCGACCTGCATCTGTTCGACTTCGATTCGAACTGGAATGCCGGCTGGGCCAGCGGCGGCTTCCTCGCCGACTCCGTCGTGGACGGTCTGGTCGTTCCCGCGTCGCAGCAGCAGTGGCTCTCGCGCAACAGCAAGTGGGGGAACTGGAACAACGGCGTGTGGAACATGGTCTTCGTGGGCGTCAACAACGCGCCGACGGGACAGTTCCCGAATCCGCCCTACACGGTCATCGACCGGACGCCCATCATCCGGGAGAAGCCCTACCTCTACGTCAACAGCGCCGGGCAGTACGCCGTGTTCGTCCCGGCCCTGCAGACGAATACCCAGGGCGTGAGCTGGGCGAACGGCCCCACGCCGGGCCAGGCCATCTCCATCGATCAGTTCTACATCGCGCGTCCGGAGACGGCCAGCGCCGCGAGCATCAACAGCGCGCTCAGCCAGGGCAAGCACCTCCTGTTCACCCCGGGCATCTATCAGCTCAATGACACGCTGCGCGTCAACAATGCCAACACCGTGGTGCTGGGCATCGGCCTTCCCACGCTGATCCCCACCAGCGGACAGCCGACCCTCTCGATCGCCGACGTGGACGGCGTGAAGCTTGGCGGCCTGCTGCTCGAGGCCGGTACGATCAACTCGTCCTCCATCCTGGAGGTCGGTCCGGCGGGCAGCTCGAAGGACCACTCGGCCAACCCCACCTTCCTCTATGACCTCACCGTCCGGACCGGTGGCGCGTTCGCCGGCCGCAATGACGTGGGCATCAAGATCAACAGCCACCACGTCGTGGGCGATCAGCTCTGGCTGTGGCGCGCGGACCATGGCGCGGGCGCCGCGTGGTCCACCAATCCGACGAAGAACGGCCTCGTCGTCAATGGAAACAACGTCACCATCTACGGCCTCTTCAACGAGCACCACAACGAGTACCAGACGGTGTGGAATGGCAATGGCGGCCGGGTGTACTTCTACCAGTCCGAGATTCCCTATGACGTGCCCAACCAGGGCTCGTGGATGAGCAAGAATGGCACGGTGAACGGCTTCGCCTCGTACAAGGTCGCCGACACCGTCACCACCCACGAGGCGTGGGGTCTGGGCGTGTACTCCTACTTCCGCGACGCGGCCGTGAAGTCGGAGAACGCCATCGAGGCTCCCAACGTCCAGGGCGTCAAGTTCCACAACATGACGACCATCTGGCTCAATGGCACGGCTGGAAGTGAAATCACCCACGTCATCAACGGGCTCGGTGGTCGCGTCTACGCGAACTCTCCCGCCGAGGCCATGCGGCAGACCCTCAACGAGTACGCGGGCACGGGCAATCCTCCGACGGGTGATACCCAGGCGCCCACCGTTCCGGCCAACCTGGCGGTGGCCTCGTCGACGAGCAGCCAGATCACCCTGAGCTGGACGGCCTCGACGGACAACGTGGGCGTCACCGCCTATGACATCTACCGCTTCGGCGTCCTCATCGGCTCCTCGGGCACGACCTCGTACACCGACTCGGGTCTGGCGGCCTCGACGGCCTACAGCTACACGGTGAAGGCGCGCGACGCGGCCGGCAACGCCTCGGCGGCGAGCAACACCGTCAGCGTCACCACGCCCTCGGGCGGCTCCACGGGTACGGCGCTGCCGCGGACCGGTTGGACGGCCACCTCGTCGCCCACGAGCGGCGAGCCCGCGTCGGCCCTGCTGGATGGCAGCATGGGCACGCGTTGGACCACGGGCACGCCCATGGCCAACGGCCAGTCGCTGACGGTGGACATGCAGTCGGCGAAGACCTTCACCAAGATCGTCATGGACTCCACCGGCAGCGACTCGGACTACGCCCGTGGCTACCAGGTCTTCGTGTCGAACGATGGCGCGAACTGGGGCAGCGCGATCGCCACCGGCACGGGCACCGGGCCGGTCATCACCGTCACCTTCACGGCGCGCTCCGCCCGCTACATCCGGGTGGTGCAGACCGGCACGAACTCGAGCTGGTGGTCCATGCGCGAGTTCAACGTGTACAACTAG